The following are from one region of the Bacteroidales bacterium genome:
- a CDS encoding DNA/RNA non-specific endonuclease: protein MKIIKLLTILLACITFGSLFSQSDTENKIKNIEKRIKLLSDSQIDYYKQLEVYKHKWIQEQLKKYAIPKITEEGFLVYHSAMALFYIEKYGQSKWVAHMILPDIATGIETRTNDFRQDSLISVGTPDKIDYFNSGYDRGHLAPSADFRWSRKALSESYYYSNMSPQKPEFNRGKWSQVEDFLRQYVIYSGHPIFVITGGLLNDTIKKSIGIKKKIKVPPYFYKIAVDLETKPAQAIAFYMLNGTNTKPIISYTIPIDSIEKKTGIDFFYLLPDTLENRLEAMNDVTLWQSKETKGNVKPLEAEELPKGAINTVEAEKYVNQKATVCGTVVVTRVLKDNKGVVVNLDQRFPNNLFSFTIWQNNIPNFSYEPASYLLNKKICVTGEISLYRGKPTTDVRNEKAIEFLNDEKE from the coding sequence TGAAAAAAGAATAAAACTATTAAGTGATAGTCAAATCGATTATTATAAACAGCTCGAAGTATATAAACACAAATGGATTCAAGAGCAATTAAAAAAATATGCCATACCTAAAATAACCGAAGAAGGTTTTTTGGTTTACCATTCTGCCATGGCTTTATTTTATATCGAAAAATATGGACAATCGAAATGGGTGGCTCATATGATTTTGCCCGATATTGCCACTGGTATCGAAACCAGAACCAACGATTTTAGACAAGACAGCCTTATTTCTGTTGGTACACCCGATAAAATCGATTATTTTAATTCGGGCTATGACCGCGGACACTTAGCCCCATCTGCCGATTTCCGATGGTCAAGAAAAGCGTTAAGCGAATCGTATTATTATTCGAATATGTCACCTCAAAAACCTGAATTTAATCGTGGTAAATGGTCACAAGTCGAAGATTTTCTTCGTCAATATGTAATTTATTCGGGGCACCCTATTTTTGTAATTACAGGTGGACTCCTTAACGATACCATCAAAAAAAGCATAGGAATAAAGAAAAAAATAAAAGTACCTCCCTACTTTTATAAAATAGCAGTTGACTTAGAAACTAAGCCTGCACAAGCCATAGCTTTCTATATGCTCAATGGAACCAATACTAAACCTATTATATCATACACCATTCCTATTGATAGCATTGAAAAAAAAACCGGTATAGACTTTTTCTATTTACTACCCGATACACTCGAAAATCGATTAGAAGCAATGAACGATGTTACTCTATGGCAATCAAAAGAAACAAAGGGCAATGTTAAACCATTGGAAGCAGAAGAGCTACCTAAAGGTGCTATTAATACTGTTGAAGCAGAAAAATATGTAAACCAAAAAGCCACAGTTTGTGGTACTGTTGTCGTTACTCGTGTTTTAAAAGATAACAAAGGCGTAGTTGTTAACTTAGACCAACGATTCCCTAACAATCTTTTTTCATTTACCATTTGGCAAAATAACATTCCTAACTTTAGCTACGAGCCAGCAAGTTATTTACTAAACAAAAAAATTTGTGTTACTGGCGAAATAAGCCTCTATCGAGGTAAGCCTACTACCGATGTTAGAAACGAAAAAGCAATTGAATTTTTAAACGACGAAAAAGAATAA